The following coding sequences lie in one Treponema socranskii subsp. buccale genomic window:
- a CDS encoding DUF935 domain-containing protein → MERLGRLKEADTTKKEQIHKKELTEQRATPVANSNRDLWSGGLVAGLTPERLAVILNRVRRGEVPAEYLEIAGELEERDAHYRSVLSTRKHAVEGLELYVQAGGDDKEALTVAEAVNEDIISHADSMDLIKNALDALGKGFSVNEIIWNTESARWKPETFIYRDPRWFAYDKTTGVLSLRDVYGMELHALEPYKFIIHEPNLLSGKQITSGLSFTALFYWLVKTYDVTSWAAFADRFGYPVRLGKYGRKATKEDIATLKRAVAAIGSDVGAVIPDAMAIDIIESKTTAENSEVYEKIAEWADKQLSKLVLGQTASAEGTPGKLGDSQDQQAVRQDILKADVRQLEQTLNRDLVIPYVNFNFGKQERYPKLRIKYVEPKNVQLIVDSVTKLVPLGFRVKAQEMHALLGLSSPEKDDEVLTAPAAYEPMMNAQNAGRIALNASDVTQSESDETVNDKTPDGFIEITDDIAAVLEKAADKATDFKSFEAQLEKLVSGWDAEKIARTMAIAFFKARAEGDANFAEEE, encoded by the coding sequence ATGGAACGGTTGGGACGATTAAAAGAAGCGGATACAACGAAAAAAGAACAGATACATAAAAAAGAGCTTACCGAACAGCGTGCGACACCCGTGGCGAACTCAAACCGCGATCTATGGTCGGGAGGCCTTGTCGCGGGTCTTACTCCGGAGCGGCTTGCCGTCATTTTGAATCGGGTACGGCGCGGAGAGGTACCCGCCGAGTATTTGGAGATCGCCGGAGAGCTTGAAGAGCGGGACGCGCATTATCGCTCGGTTCTCTCGACGCGTAAGCACGCGGTCGAAGGACTGGAGCTGTATGTACAGGCAGGAGGCGACGATAAAGAAGCGCTTACCGTTGCGGAAGCGGTAAATGAAGATATCATCAGCCATGCCGACAGCATGGATTTGATAAAGAATGCGCTCGACGCATTGGGCAAGGGATTTTCCGTCAATGAAATCATCTGGAATACCGAAAGCGCACGATGGAAACCCGAAACGTTTATCTATCGCGATCCGCGCTGGTTTGCTTACGACAAGACAACGGGTGTGCTCTCGCTCCGCGATGTGTACGGGATGGAGCTGCACGCGCTGGAGCCGTACAAGTTTATCATACACGAGCCGAACCTGTTGAGCGGCAAGCAGATCACGAGCGGATTGAGTTTTACCGCGCTCTTTTATTGGCTCGTAAAAACCTACGACGTAACAAGCTGGGCGGCGTTTGCAGACCGCTTCGGCTACCCGGTGCGGTTGGGTAAGTACGGCAGAAAGGCTACAAAAGAGGATATCGCGACGCTGAAACGAGCGGTTGCCGCTATCGGCAGCGACGTCGGTGCGGTAATCCCCGACGCTATGGCGATCGATATCATCGAAAGCAAGACGACGGCGGAAAACTCCGAAGTTTACGAAAAGATTGCCGAATGGGCAGACAAGCAGCTGTCGAAGCTTGTGCTCGGACAGACCGCGAGTGCCGAAGGTACGCCCGGAAAACTCGGTGACAGCCAAGACCAGCAGGCAGTCAGGCAAGATATTTTGAAAGCCGACGTGCGCCAGCTTGAGCAGACGCTGAACCGCGATCTTGTTATTCCGTATGTAAATTTCAATTTCGGAAAACAGGAGAGATATCCGAAGCTCAGGATAAAATACGTCGAACCGAAAAACGTGCAGCTCATCGTCGATTCGGTTACAAAGCTTGTGCCGCTGGGCTTTCGGGTAAAGGCGCAGGAGATGCACGCACTTTTGGGATTGTCGTCGCCTGAAAAAGACGATGAGGTTTTAACCGCTCCGGCCGCATACGAGCCGATGATGAACGCACAGAACGCAGGGCGCATTGCACTGAATGCAAGCGATGTTACACAAAGCGAAAGCGATGAAACAGTGAACGACAAGACACCGGACGGCTTTATCGAAATTACCGACGATATTGCGGCAGTCCTTGAGAAGGCGGCGGATAAAGCGACAGATTTTAAGAGCTTTGAAGCCCAGCTTGAAAAGTTGGTAAGCGGCTGGGATGCCGAAAAGATTGCCCGTACGATGG